From the Elstera cyanobacteriorum genome, one window contains:
- the ubiG gene encoding bifunctional 2-polyprenyl-6-hydroxyphenol methylase/3-demethylubiquinol 3-O-methyltransferase UbiG: MNPARPSGPSAASSVDPQEVAQFAALAESWWDTDGPMRPLHALNPVRVGYIRTQFLAHFGVETNSLRPFAGRQMLDIGCGGGLVAEPLARLGGTVTAIDAAAPSIAVARTHAAAAGLSIDYRATTAEDLLAEGHQFDIVTALEIVEHVADPAAFLATCAGLVAPGGLLILSTLNRTPQAFGLAILGAEYLLRMLPRGTHSWRKFRKPSELAAPLRASGLTVTDVAGVAYRPLTGDWALTPSLAVNYMLTATRPARA, from the coding sequence ATGAACCCCGCCCGCCCCTCTGGCCCCAGTGCCGCCTCGAGTGTCGATCCGCAGGAGGTGGCGCAGTTCGCCGCTTTGGCGGAGAGCTGGTGGGACACCGATGGGCCGATGCGCCCCCTGCACGCCTTAAACCCGGTCCGCGTCGGCTATATCCGTACACAATTTCTCGCTCATTTCGGTGTAGAAACGAATAGTTTGCGCCCGTTTGCGGGGCGCCAGATGCTGGATATCGGCTGTGGCGGCGGGTTGGTTGCGGAACCTTTGGCGCGGCTCGGCGGCACCGTGACCGCGATTGATGCGGCCGCGCCGAGCATCGCGGTGGCGCGTACCCATGCGGCGGCGGCAGGGCTGAGCATCGATTACCGCGCGACCACGGCGGAAGACCTGCTGGCCGAAGGGCATCAATTCGATATCGTAACAGCGCTTGAAATTGTGGAGCATGTGGCCGACCCGGCGGCTTTCCTTGCCACCTGCGCAGGGCTGGTCGCGCCGGGGGGGCTGCTGATCCTCTCCACCCTCAACCGCACGCCGCAGGCCTTTGGCCTTGCCATCCTGGGGGCGGAATATCTGCTGCGGATGCTGCCGCGCGGCACCCATTCCTGGCGCAAGTTCCGTAAACCCTCGGAACTGGCGGCGCCGCTGCGCGCATCGGGCTTGACCGTTACCGATGTTGCTGGGGTTGCCTACCGCCCGCTCACCGGCGATTGGGCGCTGACCCCCTCGCTCGCCGTTAATTATATGCTGACCGCTACCCGCCCGGCGCGGGCGTAA